In Hemiscyllium ocellatum isolate sHemOce1 chromosome 23, sHemOce1.pat.X.cur, whole genome shotgun sequence, the sequence tatcagtgtgtacccatttacaagatgcattgcagtaactcaccaaggctccatcgcttgcaccttccaaacctgtgatctcTACCATGTAGAAAGACAAAGGCTATAGATACATGGGAAGATTGCCACCTGCAGGTTCCCTCCAACCTAACACTCTCTCCTTCTGTCAGCAAAACAGAGGAACTGTACAAGAACTTCAGGAAGTGGTGTGGAGGAAAAGCCCATCTGTATCAatggtttttgcaaggtttgtgaaggtttgtagctgaggttgaggttttgggcgcaggtttgctcattgagctgtaggtttgataccaaatctacagctcagtgagcaaacctacaccctaaccaccaccacccccccccccccccccccccccaacccccgtaTCAATGGTGTTGTGGTGGAGTTGGTCGaaaggagtaaatatcaccaatgttctatcctggtccatccatgtCGATGCTATACTCAAGACAGCACACTAAttcctctacttcctcagaaggctaaggaaattcgcaTGTCTGCAATGACTCCTACTGATTATTATAGTTGCACCCAAAGAAAGGATCCTATCCCAATGCATCACAGTTTGGTATGGCAACTGATCTGCCCAAGAcctcaagaaattacagagagttatgaatgTAGCCCAGTCCATCccaaaaaccagccttccttccattgactgcATCTACGCTTTCctctgcctcgggaaagcagacAACATTAaagtcccctcccactcccttccaTCGAAcggaagatacaaaagtttgaaaacacgtatCAACAGACTCATGAACAGCCTCTTCCCAATTGTTATCAACTTCTGATTGATCTTTGTCTGCATGTACTTTGTAgctataacactatattctgcattctgttctattaccctgatgtacttaagTAAGGTATGATATGTCCGGTTAGCAtgcaaacaatacttttcactgtaactcagtacacgtgacaataataaatcaagtcaaatcaaatcaaaagttgtacaacattctgacttggaaacgtTATTGCAGCTCCTCCATGGTCACTCAGTAAAATGCTGGAACATCTTTTCCAAGAACACTGTAGGTGTCCCTATGATACATGGATTGTAGCAGCTCAAAGAGGCAGCTCACAACTACCTTCTCAAGTCCAATTAGAGATGGCCAATAAGTTTACCCACCTAGTGATGCTGATATTCCACGGATAAATAAAAATTATGAGTCTTTCCCTCAATCACCTAAAAAGCTCCTATCTCCTTGCTCTAAATTGACAGCTGGATaactggtaaaaaatgaggtctgcagatgctggagatcacagctgaaaatgtgttgctggtcaaagcacagcaggccaggcagcatctcaggaatagagaactcctgagatgctgcctggcctgctgtgctttgaccagcaacacattttcagctggataaCTGGGTCTTCCTGTTCACACTTCCATCATGGCACCCAACTCTTGTGCAATAAAAGACAAGGGAACTCTTTGACTGTGGAACCAGGAGTAGTGTGTGATGACAACAGTGAATGAAAGGGGGAGGTTGCGTGAACAATATTACCACCTCTCCGTTGGCCGAGACTCAGATGTCatagatgtacagtacagaaacaggcccttcagttcaactttatgctgaccagatatcctcaattaatctcttcccatttgccagcatttggcccatatccctttaaacccttctttTTTCATATggctatccagatgtctttcaaatacTGGAAGTGATCCAGCCTCCACataccctctggcagctcgttccattccCTGCATggaaaaacattgtcccttaggtccctttaaaatcttatccatctcaccttaaacttatgtcctctagttttggactcccctacctgagGGCAAAGACCTTGATAAATCACCCTATCCAagccagtcatgattttataaacttctgtaacaTCATGCCTCATTTTCTGACATTcctggaaaatagccccagtctatttaacctctccctatagctcaaaccttccagcactggcaacatccttgtaaattttttctgaaccatttcaagcttcacaacatctttcctgtagcagggagacgaGAATTGAACACTCTATTCCAAACATTGTCTAATTTTGCAATACTCATTTACAATAGCAACAGAAACTGATGGAGAAACATTAGCAGATATGGCAGCATCATGGAGAGAGAATCTGAGTTAATGTTGAGTCCAGCATGATTCTTCTCCAAAGAAAAGGAGTCATAGGGACCAGAAATATTAAGCAATTTTCTCTCCATAGAatccgccagacctgctgagatctccagtactttctgtttttattccagatttccaggatctgcagtattAAACTGTTATGAAGTCAAAGCATgcactgtacctttgagagagagtgaatgctgttctgaactgagagattacaagcacccGTGTATATGACTAGCTGGCAGTTCCAcagtatactggaaaattgaaaatatgtcacGTTtgactgtgaaatggatacctgagttttggttgctgtttaaATTCAAGTTGTTGTCAACAATAATcagtttgaattatgccccacgatactaaaacccaatcaagtttgagtttattgttttgccaacatcgagacaatccaatgttggggatataaaaatgcagacattttgaaaattggagagagagctactgccaaTGAGACACATCCAAGAAATTAGggaacactctctatcaaaggtactttTTCATATAAAACATACTCGCATTAAAAAGAAAGACAACGACTCAGGGaattcagcagctggaagagtgaagtcaCAGAAGATGACAGCAGCTGTATGGCTTTCAAATTCAGTTGATGTAAgcttaataagtgtcttattggaacagtatattgttatactGTCGGACACGTTACTCACCATCtaacactcttgatcacctgGAAAGACTTATGATCAGATACTCCATTCACACCAATTGtacgatcttttgatctctctgcctacaCACTGTGTGCTCTTCTCTCCCTTTGCACCTAATTTTGGTGGGTGgggtgtgcgcgcgcgcgcgcttccaaaagcttgtgatttcaaataaacatgctgTCATGTGCCTCCTAGTTTTGGCCAGTCCAGCAccatcacctccacatcatctggtgggctgcacggtggcacagtggttagcactgctgcctcacagcacctgagacccgggttcaattcccgactcaggtgactgactgtgtggagtttgcacgttctccccgtgtctgcgtgggtttcctctgggtgctccggtttcctcccacagtccaaagatgtgcgggtcaggtgaattggccatgctaaattgcccgtagtgttaggtaaggggtaaatgtaggggtatgggtgggtttcgcttcggcgggtcggtgtggacttgttgggccgaagggcctgtttccacactgtaagtctaatctaatctcaagttTTCCAGGGAACTGCACTCAGTGACTGGCTCTGGCCTGTCCATCATCAGTGGTGCTCACCACAATGCTGCCCTGCCCTTCAGAAGCTCCATTGTCTAACTGTAACTGAACGTGGTGGacagcaaggtggcacagtggttagcgctgctgcctcagcgccagagacccgggttcaattccctgaggcgactgtgtggagtttgcacattctccccgtgtctgcgtgggtttcctctgggtgctctggtttcctcccacagtccgaagatgtgcggtcaggtgaattggccatgctaaattgcccgtagtgttaggtaaggggtaaatgtaggttacgcttcggcgggttggtgtggtcttgttgggccgaagggcctgtttccacactgtaagtaatctaatcttaaaaaaactgTGGCCTCATCCTATTCTCCAGAGACACATCAATTTAACTGGATCCATCAATCACTTACAGATGCAGGGATCAACCTGACTCCCACTGCCCATTTGCCAATCAGCATCCGGGTCTCTCGCTATTGGTCAACAGGCAGCCAATCACACTCAGAGCGCCTTTCCATGATGTCATGCGCCGACAAGAGCTACGTTCCGTTTTTATTTGAAATTCATACTCCCGCTTGCTCTATCAACGCAGCTCCGCCATCACCGACAGCAACGAGCACAGCGCGGGCCGGGTTATTATTGCGGTGACATTACCGGCCGCCTGAGTCTCTACACATGGTATTCATACCGGAGATGAAAGTGACTGCGGCTGCTCCTGGTCCGGCTCCCGCGACTGACGCACCCACAGTGAGGAGGCGGGACATCCTCCTGTCGATCATGAGAACGGCTCACCTCCTTCTCCAATCAGAGGCGGGAACATCACGCATCCGTTCCAGAGGCGCGGCGCAGAGCCAATAGAAACGCGGTCCGTCCCCCGACACTCAAATGGCATCCCGACTGTCCCCCAATCAAAGACAACAATCAGCCGACCTCACGTGGCCCCGCCCCTTCTCCAATCAGAGGCGGTCCTCCCCTGTCAATCCCAATACGAAACGCTGTCAATCATGCCCCTTTCCCCCTACCCCGTTCCACCTCGAGAGTCGAAGCCACAGTGAAGAGGCGGGGCCTGTCCTGCAGTTCGGGCTAGCCCCGCCCAAAAGGATTGTGCACTCCCGTCAGTCACATCCCGACCCCACCCCTTGAGGGGCGGGGAAGACCTTTGTCAATCATTGATTGCCGCCAATGTTGTCCCGCCCTCGGAAGTGATGTCACCTCGGTTTCTAGGGGGCGTTGTTTTTGTGCGAGGGACGTGTGACGGAGGTGCGTCGCTTCCGGCAGACGTGGCGGCTGATGTGGATCTGGAGAGGCCGATGAGAATCAGCCGCCGtcaacatgatttccctcacGGACTCGCAGAGTAAGTGACCCTGCCCCGGAGTGGGGTGGGCCCTGGGCAGGTCGGAGCCGCCGTGGGACCGAGCTGTAAGGGGGAGGCCCTTTGGAGGATCCCCGGTGCCTGCGGCCTGGGCTCGGGCCCAGCCCGGCTCCAGGAAACAGCTGCATCCAGCTCGGCGCCGGGCACTTTGATGGCCTTGTTAAAGCAGGAGGCTGTCTCCGTGTGAGCACCGGGGGCTACTCCTAGGAGAGCTCTGGGTTTTCCAGTGACTGCCCTGTAATACTGTGGTCACCACTGAAAGAAATCCATCCCCATAGCAGGGTTTCATTAACGGAGTCCATGTGATGACCACGTCTGGTGTTCAAATCAGTCAGTCACACAGTGCCAGTACGTTGCAGATCGCCTGGGGAAACCTCTGCTGCTCTCTGAATTAATTATTGTCAATGTCCTGATGTACAACGGGCTGGGGAAACCATATACCAGTAAAAACCTACTCCTGGGAATCAAGAAAAATCTTAATATCAAATCTGTCGTGTTACTGTTTTGTTGGATttcggatttttttttaaaaagttattcctTTGAGCTGTATAATGTGAGAAGATGCATTGCATTGAGACTTTATGCTTTTCAAAAATTACTTGAATGGACAGTTGCAATAGATTGTTAAATTGCTTGATTAATGCAtggttttgagcaaaataaacaGCTTTGAAATACGTTTCAGGTATAATTGCAATGCAATAAAACTACTAATAATGGTTAGTCTACAGACTGTTACTgaatggtatggtggctcagtggttagtgctgctgcctcttaacaccagggacctgggttccattccacctTTGGGCAACAGTCTTCATGGTGTTTGtgtgttctccctgtatctgtgtgagtttctgctgggtgctctactTTCCTTTTGCGgtccaaagctgtgcaagttgggtggattggccatgttatgTGCAGTcagagatatgcagcatggacACAGAGCATttggtccaccttgtccatgctaaccTGGTATCCTATGTAAATCTAGACTTGTttaccagcattttgcccatatctctcttaacccccttctattcatatacccatccagatggccttttaaatgtaattgtagcagcttccaccacttcctctggcagctcattccacacatgcaccactctgtgtgaaaatgttgcccctcaggttccttttttatatctttcaccttaaacccatgccttctagttttgggaAAAGGCCAAAAGTCtgatagtgttcagggctgtgcaggttaataagttagccatgggaatgcaggtttacagggataggataagggaatggatctgggtgggatacccttcaaaggattggtgtggatttgttggcctgaatggcctagttccatactgtaaggattctattctattctaaaacTACTCCTACCTGGAAGATGAAAACTCTAAATGACAAAAAaccttgcatttataaagcactttTTGCTACCTAGGacattccaaaatgcttcactGTCAGCTTACTACTTTTCTAAAATGTTGTTGTGATGTTGTATACTTAAAACATGCAGCATTCTGTCTACCCTGAAGTAATGTTTTATAACAAAGTGTGCTATATATTTCCTTAAGCACTATGGAAATTCAACATAATACTTTGTTTAATCAAGCTTAACACCAGACTAGGATTGCATCTTCTTAAATTCAAAGTCTGAATAATCTGGAAGAATTAAGAAATCTCTTAGTACATTGCGCTAAGTGTCAGATTAGAGCTGAAGTTATATGAAAACTTGGACATGGTTCATCTGAAAACACTTAACTTTGAGAAATTGACCATATATCTCCAGCCTCACACCCATGATGGTTGAAATAATCTAATCAGGAAGTAAAAATATTCTCTTGGAGGTTACCTACCAAAAATATATGCAAGTCTCAGAATTGCAGTATCCTTTTACTGCTATGCTTCAAATTTCCTCTAATTTTTCAGTTGCAATGAAAAAGTAAACAAAATATGTTATTGTACTTGATAATTGTCATGGACAGTGCCCAACCATGGCCTTTTGATGCATGTCAAAGTTGCTGGATAGTTTAATGAAGCTTTTGGTCCTCTGTAATTTTCATTCTGACTAGAAGCTTCTTTTTATGGATATAAATGTTTGGCTACATGATATGAAAATGGTAATATAACTTGAGCCTTCATCTCACACTGAGTGTAATATGTTAAGGGATGTGACAGTCTTGCCAGCTGGCATTTCAAGCTGTTTGGTGTGTATTGAGGATAAAGAAAATACTTCTCCTATGCAAAAAAAATCTATATCTTAATTGTTTTGCAAATGTTACTTTTATTGTAGTATTACCAGAAAAAAAACCTCTTAGTGCAGAATTTGATTTACCTGCCTTGTGGGCTGACAATATTGTCAGTGTAATGAAATTCTTCATGTTTATGGCACGTTATCCATTAAATTACGCTCACTTACTTCAATATTACTGCTATTTCCAAATATGTAACGTGAGTTTCTCTGCTTGTCTGTACCATTCACTTGGGAAGTTGCCAAGAAGATGCTGTATGTTTTAATTTGAATGAGGTCTGACTGTTCAATGTTTTGGAAAATTGAGTGACATGTGGCCAATATTGAGTGTTACTGCCAACACATTATGTTAAGGCTGAGAAATGTTCAGATGCTTTGGTAGAGAtgggcttgttttttttttgttgtttgagATGCAAGtaaacatttattgcctgcctcTAGTTTTCCTTTCAGAAGGTAGCACTGAGCTGTCTTGAGCAGCTGCAGTTTGTCTGGTAAAATCACTACCACAGTATGTTTAGGGAATTTTTGAGCCAGTGACAAGTCAGGAAAGTGAATGGCCAGGAAGGAAAGACTGTGTTATTGTTCTTTGTGCCTACTGCCTATCTTGTTCTAGGTGATTTGCTGTCATAGTTCCTCAGTTGCCTACATCTAAGCAACTTTGATTCACCTATCAAACAGTTGGCTGCATTGTTGTATGAGGGTGGAAAGGGTTTGGGAAATCGCCAGGTGAGTTACATGCTGCAGAGTACCCAGcctgtaacccccttgttcattGCTGTATTCACGTGACTGGTCAAAGGTGATTTCCCCCAAGATATTGATGGTCTCAGATGTAACAGTAGCAATGTCATAGACAGTTaggtggtggttagattctctccttTTTTAAATCAGAAATTGCAACCCATAGGATACATTGTCAAATGTCACTATTATCACTTAATAGTGAAGCATGAAAGTGTCCATATCTTGTGTGTGGGTTTAGCCTCATTAAATGTCAGCTAAAAGAATTGCATAAAACTTTTATAAccatacattacaacagtgatgacAGTTCAAAACTACTTCATTGgatgtcctcagattatgaaagATATTCTACACTCAATTCGTCTTCTGATTTTTTTGTTACATTTTAGAGCTTGAGATAAGAATTAAATTgcacattttattttgaaatttggTAGTTACATAATGTATATTTCAAAGGTTAGCAATATATATCATGTTATTCTCCTATGATAGTATTTGTCTCTCAGttcagatggtggaatctgattgTAACAAATCTGTACTCTTTGTTTTGCAGAAATTGGAATGGGATTAACAGGTTTTGGTGTGTTTTTCCTGTTCTTTGGTATGATTCTCTTCTTTGACAAGGCACTTCTTGCGATAGGAAATGTAAGTTTAAATTAGCAAACTTCTATGCTTCTCTAAAGCCTCATTTATCCCTGCCTTGACAACCTAATTATTTTGATGTATAGACATAGCTTACTATTCAGATGATAAGCATTTTACATCTTTTAAAATAAAGTGGACCATTTTTTATTAGTGCTCATGCCTGTTGCTTGTTCTTCCAAAAgaacttctgttcttttatgatGGCTGATAGATGGCAGGAAAGCCATTTGCAAGAGTTTCAATTCCTGTCTTTATAAATGCATAAGCTAATTATATGGAGGAACACAAGGACAGGAACATGGAGGGGGGGGgttggagagaggagggaggaaaGTGTGTTATGGGCTGCTGCTTAACTAGGCAAGTATAGAACCTTGACAGTGAAACTGACACTTTCTAGTAGAATGCAATGAGCTGCTTGTGTGTTGTCTTGAACATTACTTGTAATGTCCCCCATTCCTGCCACTACCTGTATTTCATAGTCTTTGTTGCATGATCCCTGTTCTTTTGGCTTGCTCTTATTCTGCACAAAACCTGTCTTAATGCATAGCCTAAGTGGGAAGGAGAAAATGCAATTGGAACTGCTGGATATATTTTTAAGTTCACGTAATACAATAAGTTTAAGGAGCCACTAATTCATTGAAATCCTACTGACAGTGCTCTAAGTGATGCCTGTTTTGTAAATGTTCAACTAAACCTTTtgaaaaccagggaattacagaacAGTGAGCTCCACATCACAGATCGggaaaactattggagaaaataatgaaggtgaaaattaatctccacttggagaggcaaggttTAATCAGATACAGGCTTTGTCAGaggagggcaaaagtgaggactggatgctggaaaccagcatttagatcagagtggtgctggaaaagcacagcaggtcaggcagcattcgagaagcaggaaaattaatgttttggacaaaagcccttcatcaggctgtattcctgatgaagggcttttgcctgaaacatcgatttccctgctcttcgaatgctgcctgacctgctgtgcttttccagcaccactctgatgtaaactttgtcagagggaggttctaTCTAACAAAGTTGAATTTTctgaggtgaccaggtgtgtagatgaggatAGTGCTGTTGcaatagtttatatggatttcagcaaagcttttgacaagttcTCAGACGAGAAACTGATTCAGAAGGTAAAGCACATGGGATCCTGGGAAATTGGATCCAACATTGGTTTAGTGGTGGTAGGTTTTTGTACAACCAGAGGATGGTATCCTATGTCATACCAcagggatcattgctgggtccCTTTTATTATTTATGATACATACAAATAATATGGATGTGAATGTCGGGGAGAgggtgataagtaagtttgctgatgacacaaagatttgcCGGGAGGTTGATAGTGAGGCAGAAGGTCTTGGCTAACAGCAACATGTAGAAgaattggtcagatgggcagatcagtggcagatggaatttaaccttgATAAGCGCGAAATGATGCAGTTTGGAGGAAATAACGAGGCAATGGAATAGTCTTCAGAATTATATGATCTAAGATATTTGCCCATAAGTGAGTTGCTTTCCTTTAGAAGTTTTAAAATAGTCTAGTTGCTAAGAAATCTTCAAGTATGCCTAAGTTGCAGAACATTCATCTAATATCCTATTTAACATTGCAAGAATGATTATGCTTAGGGTAAATATATATTCCACTTGATAGAGCTTGCAGTTGGTAAGAAATAGACGTTAGGTCGATTCAGAATACAAATTTAGAACATGGGTTTCTAAACTGCATACAAGGTATTATACATGTACGGTTTTTTAGTTACTTCAGATCAGTCCTTTAAGCAACCTTATTCTTTctttttccagattttatttgtGGCAGGCTTGTCTTTTGTAATCGGCTTAGAAAGGACTTTCAGGTTCTTCTTCCAGAAACACAAAATGAAAGCTACAGGCTTCTTTCTGGGTGGTATTTTCGTTGTGCTGATTGGCTGGCCAGTAATAGGCATGGTTCTTGAAATTTATGGATTCTTCCTTTTATTCAGGTAAGGGAAATGTGAACTCTTACTGAGTTTATTCACCATGTGACTGTCCATGAAACTGTTCTCACGTTATGAATAGTTAttttattttgaataatttaatacTTAAAAAAATAATCTTCTAGTTCCAACAATAATTGgatgaacatttaaaagactggaAATTAGCATTTGAAGACTTGGGAGTTAGAATTCTTTGTTCAATTTAAATGACGTTGTTCAGCCAGGACTCCAATGCTAACCGCTTTTGTTTTGTTGCTTAGCAATAACTGTTATCTGGTCTTAGTATCTTTAAAGCAACCAATGTATTTTTTCAGATGTGTTCTTTCATAGGATCTGGATATCGCTGAATGAGTCAGCATTATTTATCCATCTTTCATTGTCCTTGCGAAAGTGTTGTTAACTGCTTTCTttgaaagtcttatgaggaaaggctgagagacttgaacctgttctcattggaaaggagaAGGCTATGAGGGGATTTGgtaaagacatacaagatgatcagagggttacatagggtagacagtgaaagtctttttcctaggatgatgacgtcagcgtgtatgagggggcataactacaaattggtagatttaagacagatgtcagatgcaagttctttacgcagagagtggtaagggcatggaatgccctacctgctaacgtagtcaactcagccacattagggagatttaatcaATCCTtgggtaagcacatggatgatttggggatagggtagggcgacgagctgaaaatagttcacaagtcgatgcaacatcgagggccgaagggcctgttctgcgatgtattgttctatgttctaaccacaGGAATCCCTGAGAAGTAGGTAcgtacagtgctgttaggaagttagttccagcattttgactcagcgacagagaaagaataacagtatatttccaagtcagtatggtgtgttgcttggacaggaacttgcagtTGACGTCCCCATTCATCTGCTTACCTTGCTCTTTAGATTTAGAAAGTGCTGTTAAAAGAGCTTTTGTGAATTTCTGGAGTGCTTTTAAATAACGCCctctgctgccactgtgtgttgACTGTAGATGGAGTGAATTATTGAAGGTGATGGATGAAGCGCCAATCAATTGGGATGCTTtttcaagcttcctgagtgttgttagaACTACACTCCTCCAACAAGTGTGAAGTAATCTATCACACCCATGACACatcccttgtagatggtggacagactttggggagtcaagcAGTGAtttatttgctgcaggattcccagcatCTGACCTACTCTTTGTCCATAATATTTATATGGATTATTAAGTTCAATTAATTGTCAATAATAGCCTCTAAGATGTTGATTTCACTCATGGTAAGGCCATTGAATGTCATAGGAGGTGGCTAGATTCTTTGGGAATGGGCATTGCCTGACaattgtgtggtgtgaatattacttaaCATATATCAGCCCAAGCCAGGGTATTATCTAAATCTTGTTGCACATGGAGATAGATGGCTTaagtatctgagaagttgtgacttacGCTAAGTGTTGTGCAGTCATCAATGAACTTCCCCATTTCTGAActtttgatggagggaaggtaattgtagtagctgaagatagttgggcctaggattCGAACTTGAGAAATCACTGTTATCCTGGGACGGAGGTGATTAAGTTTCAACAGCTGCTTGCATCACCTTTTGTGCAAGGTATGACTTCAAACAAAGGCGAGTCTTCCCCTGATTCCTGATAACTCAAATTGTCCTTGATGTCATGCGCAGTCAAATGGTGCCTTGAAGTCAAGGGTAGTCATTCTCATTTCATCCATGGAGTTTagctttttgtccatgtttggaccaaaccTGTACtgagatcaggaactgagtggccctggtggaacccaaactgagtatcaGTGTATAGGTTATTGCTAAGAAAGTGCTGTTTAATTGTATTTAACACcttcttccatcactttgctaatTTGGACTGATGAGGCAGTGATTGGCCAGATTGGAGTTATCCTGTCTTCTGCATACAGGATGTGCATGGGAAACTTTCTGCATTGCTGAATAATTGCTAATATTACaaatgtactggaacagcttggttagtgGCACACCTAATTCTGGAACACAGACCTTCAGCACAATTACTActatattgtcagggcccatttcCTTGGCAGCATCTGGTTTTTTTTCCCTTAATACCCAaagttacattttttaaaattctgtttctttccctttttctCTGCTAGGGGTTTCTTCCCGGTGGTGGTCGGCTTTATTAGACGAGTACCTATATTAGGCTCTATTCTGAATTTACCTGGAATAAGCTCTGTAAGTATTTGTGGTGTTCAGTGCATGTTAAACTACAGTCGTATCATTTTAAAGACCTTTTGTTAAAATTCAGAACTCTTAGTGGTGTGTTTAACAGATGGCTGTTCCAAAGACTACAGTCAGTAACTG encodes:
- the LOC132826782 gene encoding vesicle transport protein GOT1B — translated: MISLTDSQKIGMGLTGFGVFFLFFGMILFFDKALLAIGNILFVAGLSFVIGLERTFRFFFQKHKMKATGFFLGGIFVVLIGWPVIGMVLEIYGFFLLFRGFFPVVVGFIRRVPILGSILNLPGISSFVDKAGESNSMV